AGGTTTTCATTTATTAGAGAGGATGACCCACTTCACGAATACTATATAAAAATCTTGAGTGACACAACTGTCGGAAATGAGGACGATGTGGGAAGGAGAGAGCGTGAGATAGCGAGACCACAAGATTTTGTATTCTCTGAGTATGATTCTGGAATATCGCGAAGAGACATCGAGATTATCAAATTAACAGCACGCTACTGTGCTCAGGATGAAAATAATCTTAAACGTATAGCTTCAAAACACGGTGAAGGCATGTTACAATTCATAAACGATTCACATCCACTGCATAAGACATTTACTGATTTTATTGCCCAATACAAGCGCATAATCTCTTCCAAGGgtcaagaaataaagaaaagtaagAGAGACATCATTGACGAGTGTTTTGCCAGAGCACGGTACTGGGAGTTCGCAAAGGATCAAGACCGAGAGCACGATAAGCTCCTTGAGTCATGCAAAATACAGTTTGCGGCCATCCCATGGGATAAGTTTACACAAGTCGCGAAATTCCTCATTCCTGAAAACACAAATACTTTGCAAAATGCTCTCGATTTACCGCAGATGAGGCTCCGCACGGTACAACCCGATATGAAGATATTCGACAGTATTAGACCAgtaaatgaagaagaaaaggcagCATCTGACCCAACAAAGCTCAAAGAAGGAGCCCCTAAGAGCAAGAAACGTAAGATCAGAGCAGCGGGAGAgacaagattgaaaaaaagcaagaagTAAACATCATGCAAATTAAAGCTAGGTAGAAGTATATaatcattgaaaatacATCATAATAAAGCACCCGCATCACCTTGAACGGCGTGATTTTggcgttttttttcatgttgaCGTTTTTTGTATATAGAAAGTGAATATCTCGAAGATATGGCCTTGGGAGAAAGCAGCATTGGtagcttgaaaaaagacCAGGATGATTGATATCAACGTCAATAACATATTTTTTAGATCTTATTCGGTCGATCCTAATTCTGGTCACGCAATTTATGTTTTTGACTCGACTTATTTGCCTGCTCCCGATGAAATTGGCAATAAACAGGTCTATGACTTGCTTATCAATGCCCTCATGGATCGATTGGTGATGAAATTGCCACAGGCACCATATTCGCTGGTGATCTTTTCATCAGGGTTCTCGCAGCGGAAGATTAGCTGGGTTTACGGTATCAAAATGTTTGCCAAACTGCCTAAAGAGACCAAATTCTATTTACAAAAGATTTTCATTGTTCATGAATCATTCTTCGTTAGATCCGTGTACCAGGTAGTGTCAAATGCCATGaacttcaatttcttggacTCAAAAGACAGTCAGCATGATTTTCCAAGCCTGGTTCATGTCTTGGACCTAACTTCTTTATCCGAGCTAATAGATATTACGCGACTTAGAATATCTTTAAACGtgtatttatatgattATCAGATAAGCGAACATATAGATGTTCCAGAAGAATATTATAATAGATTGACGCCTTTGGCGATGAGACAGTATAGACAATTgatatttgataaaatcttcaaaaaattgcgAAGCGATGCTGTTATCTGTGAATTGATTTTCCAGAAGCCGGGAAACTATAAAAAGGTAAACATCTTTTTGGATATCATAAAGAGAAACAACTATATTGACTTGTCTCAATGGGACATTTATTCTTTGGCTTCCGTGTGGTTGAacttctttatcaaaaacaagGCAAAGCCCTTGATCCCAATTGAATTAATTTCCTTACCGATCGTCGATGATTTTGAGTTCACATGTGAAACCTTCCgtaaaatcatcaaattcaatcAATACCAGGATCTTTTCATGGTCatatttccatttttcaataagaTCATTGCGCATAATGAAATGACTAAACATGATTCAAGAAGTTTAAGTAAAGCTTTAACGCCAGCTCTATGTAAGGAGAAACTTTCTATAATGACCAACGATCGTTTAGCTATTGGATCAAGATATATCAAGAATTTACTGGACTTTTTCTCCGAGATCACAAAGGAAATAACGTCTCCTTTGTCATCAGTATCATCGTCTTCTACAATACCTGCATTACCTAAGCCAAGAAAATCATCTCCAACTAGATATAGCGAACTGGGTCGCTTGACTCTTCTTAGAAGCAGAAGTCCTAGTCCACAGAGATCAGTAACATCTCCAACATACACACCTGTCGCTTTACAGGACACACCAGTATTGAAACCTAAGTCGTCATGTAGAATTGCTTCTTCCCCATCACTTGATACTAAACCTTCACCTCCAATTAAGACACCTTCACGGCCACAAGCCTCATTAACCTCCCGTTCAAATACCGATTTGACATTGGCTTCGTCTTCTACAGACACCATATCCTTGCCAACACAAACGCCATCCGCCGACTCGCTTCCATTgagcaacagcagcataGATTTAACGATTTCGGACACtataaaagaaatggtCAAGGATGAGCCGGCAAATGATAAAGGCTCTGCGGAAACAGATATATTAATACAGCACTTCGAAAGTTTGACTCTTGTGCAAAACGCgaagatcaagaaatttgataaaatattacaggaaaagaagaagaaaaatgaaactaCCTCCAAGACAGCGAATAAATTCTCTCAAAAGGGATATTCGGATATTAATGCAAGCAACAAAGTTAGCAGGCTGGCTGCATTGTACGAAGAGCGTCTACAAGGTTTACAAGTAATGAATGaaatgaaacaaaagtGGTAACTTATATAAACTGTATCTTTTAACACATACATATTGCATATACGACAATAAATAcacctttcaaaaaaggcAGTGGTTTCTAGCGGTTAAGATTCTCGTGTAAAATATTAGGTGAAACTATGTTACGTTTAAattaataaataaataaataaataaataggTTATTTGCATCTTCTATATGCACAGTCTATAGTGTTGTGTAAAAGGACTTTATTGCTTATCAAGCGGGCCTAGGATATTGTTGTTATCTCCTTGAGATTTATTCGCTTCTTCGTATACTACCAATGTAATTGATTGCTGAACCagctttgaagaaatcgatTTGATCTTTGGACATGGTATGCTTTGCCTTGATGATGAATGAGTCGCCCTTTGGTTTGGTAATCTTTACTTCAATTTCTCCACCGTTATTACCGTCTTTGGCGATCATATCTGCAAGGTTCAATGTTTCTAAAACATCTCCACTTGAGATTTTATCATAGTCAGATTCATTTGCAAAAGTTAATGGTAGCATAccttgttttttcaagtttgtCTCATGAATTCTTGCGAAAGACTTAACTAGAAGGATTTCACCACCAAGGAATCTTGGCGATAAAGCAGCATGTTCTCTTGCGGAACCTTCACCATAGTTATGTTCTGCCACCACGGTCCATGGTCTACCATCGGATTTCcatttcatcattaaacCAGGGATGTCGTATTCAGTTCCGTCCATGTCATAAGCTTTGTTGACTTCACCagtttctttgttttgtGCGCCAATTAATGTATTATATGAAATGTTTTCTAGATGACCCTTGTATTTCAGCCAGACACCTGCGGCAGAAATATGATCAGTCGTACATTTACCTTCCACCTTTAAAAGTACGTTTGTTCTTAATTCCTTGCCATTCCATGCTTTGAAAGGTTCCAATAATTGTAAACGATCAGATTTAGGATCTACAACAATCTCTACACTACTATCCGGTTTTGGATCCGTTTCAGGATAAAATATGTCTCTACCATGCTCAAATCCTCTTTTTGGCAACTCATCACCCTTTGGTGGTTGAAACTTAAAATCCTCCCCATTTGGCAATTTGATTGAGTCAGTTAATGGATTGAACTGGGCGTCTCCGGAGTAACTCATTGCTGTTACTATTTCTGGGGATGTTAAGAAGTTCATCGTATTTCTATTGCCGTCGTTTCTTGCTCTGAAGTTTCTGTTGAATGATGTGAAAATAGTGTTCGTTTCCTTTGAAGTTTTGGAAATGTCCTCTCTATTCCACTGTCCGATACAAGGACCGCAAGCATTTGCTAAAACTTTAGCGCCGTTCTGTTGGAAAACATCGATGATACCATCTCTTTCCAAAGTAGCTCTGATTTGTTCGGAGCCGGGGGTTACGAAGAATGGAATGCGTGGCTTCAAGCCTGCTTTGGAAGCCTGTTTAACCAAATCAACCACACGACTCATATCTTGATAAGATGAATTGGTGCATGATCCAATTAAACCAGCGCTGACTTTTTGTGGccagttttcttttagaCTTCTTTCGGCATATTGAGATATTGGTGTGGACAAGTCAGGTGTGAACGGACCATTAACATGAGGTTCAATGGCGGATAAGTCAATTTCAATGACTTTATCATATTGAGCATCTTTATCAGCCCTCAAGAAACCGAATCTGTTCAAGGCAACGTCGGCTGCTTCCGCCACGTCTGCTCTATTAGTTGCTTGCAAGTAACGCTTGTGAGCTTCTTGGTAAGGGAAAGTTGATGTGGTAGCGCCAACTTCAGCACCCATATTACAGATGGTTGCCATACCTGTACAAGATAAAGTAGAGACACCTTCgccaaaatattcaataataAAGCCAGTACCACCTCTGACGGTCAATAATCCAGCGAGCTTAGTAATTACGTCCTTAGGAGTGGACCATCCGCTTAGCTTGCCGGTTAGTTTGACACCCAGAATCTTTGGAGCCTTCAGTTCCCATGGTGTATTTGTTAGAGCATCGACTGCATCTGCACCACCAACACCAATGGCAATAGCTCCCAGACCACCAGCATTTGGTGTATGAGAATCGGTACCGAGCATCATTAGACCTGGTGCTGagaaattttccaagacGATTTGATGGATGATACCGGAGCCTGGGCCCCAAAATTGAATACCATATCTCTTAGCGCAACTTTCCaggaaatcaaaaacttctTGGTTAGTGGCGATGGAAGAAGGTAAATCCTCGGCTTCACCGTCTTTACCGACAATTAAATGGTCACAATGTATAGATGCTGGGACGGATGTTTGATTGAGACCGGTGGTCATGAACTGAAGAAGCGCCATTTGAGCGGAAGCATCCTGCATAGCTACACGATCTGGGTTCAGTTTTAAGTACTTGTTACCACGGATGGTGGATAAGTCAGAAGAGGTGATCGATTCTTCTGGATCACAGAGATGGGAgtacaaaattttttctgcTAGTGTTAAGGGAGCATTGTTGGTTATTTCCTTAACCTTGTCTAGGTTCGTTAGAAGTTTAGCATATGGTGGcgtttttgtttgaaattgCTTGGATACAGAGGGAAACACATTGGCATACGTTGCCAAATGCCTCTTTATGTAAAACCTATTAGCAGAAGATAGCATCGAGTTCTTCTTTGCGGATTGCTTTGATGTTTTGAGATTGAGAGTAGATGAAGTTTATTACGTATACGAATAAAAAGTTCGAGTAGTTcgaaaatataaaagtatCCAGTTTATATACATGTTTAAAGCTATTCCATCCATTGGTGTGAGAGCAGTACATTGATGTGGAATACTGTATatactttgaaaaacttttccaGCGGAATTTTTATTCGCGATGACTCaagcaagaaaaggaaaaaaaaataaatgtaTAGTCTTGTGggtaaaaagaagatgctTCCAATCGGAGTTGAACCGATGATCTCCACATTACTAGTGTGGCGCCTTACCAACTTGGCCATAGAAGCTCGTATTTGTTGTGGTTGTTGCATTACGGGCTCTCGTAATACCAAGGTGATTTAGCAATCCTGTTGATAACAGGGAAGTAACTTGTTTGCTAAACCGgtttgttggaacaagtaggttcatcattattcacataactagtccttgtttcaggatgaagaatgttgaaatgacgttttattgatgggtgcacttggagtcaaagatccattaattgaacatcaacttggaatttatatataaatgatatgagtcgttacattgaacttatagtaaattccctaggttattgttatgttgaacatacttaatatgtccaatcggcgtgtgttttatatacctctcttatataagtataagaaagatttctgcttttattcttaattaatactactaattatcaacacgGTTGTTACGATAATTCACGGGATGTTACTTATCTATATCtaatatataagatctaGTTTATACTTAAAGGGTGGAAGCGCAGAATCTCGGATCTAATCTAATTGTTCGTCTATTTATATTTCGGGTGTTTCATTTGCTTGAGGACCACGTTCTAGAATGGAATTACAAATGTGGTGCTGATATCTTGTACGACTTATATTGATTTATTTCAGACACgtttttatagatatttCCGTCGCGTTCATTATGACGTACTGTCGTCATGTTGAGGTATCTCATCTTGAGATACAACAGTGGTTGTTTTATTATGGACTCGCCTAATACCAGGGTAATTCAGCAATCCTGTTGATATCAGGGGGGTGATCTTTTGCGATAATACACGGGATTGTTGACAATGTTGATAGTTGGTAGTATTGATTGAGAATAAATCGTTCTCTCTTAatttatataagagaggtatataaaacacacgccgattgaACATGTCaagtatgttcaattaaGCCGACCCTCCGAACAACTCGTTTAGCATTCCTTCATCCTACTAAAGATACGGCATCTGTGTAACATCTACGAGGTAcactttagaatacaatctgaataATTCGGATACTAATGATGACTAGTgatgtgaataatgatgaatcTACATGTGCGGCGCTCGGAAGATGACgcaaattatcagaccagtgaaacaagattcagaacagtcatccaatttagtggaagctgaagcgcaagtattgataatgcaataggattatgaataacgacgtataaaatgaaggaagaaataagaataagattatgtaaaattgtcgataCCCcttcgtggattcctaaaaaaaatccatgaggggaacttctagtatattatatctacataatattatcaactttatcaaaaatggaatcttATATAATTGTCACAAGATCTTACTGGGGAACAATGGTATTTACTTCATTCACTCTACATTTCGTACGTTGGTAGT
Above is a window of Saccharomyces kudriavzevii IFO 1802 strain IFO1802 genome assembly, chromosome: 10 DNA encoding:
- the ACO2 gene encoding aconitate hydratase ACO2 (similar to Saccharomyces cerevisiae ACO2 (YJL200C); ancestral locus Anc_1.135), producing the protein MLSSANRFYIKRHLATYANVFPSVSKQFQTKTPPYAKLLTNLDKVKEITNNAPLTLAEKILYSHLCDPEESITSSDLSTIRGNKYLKLNPDRVAMQDASAQMALLQFMTTGLNQTSVPASIHCDHLIVGKDGEAEDLPSSIATNQEVFDFLESCAKRYGIQFWGPGSGIIHQIVLENFSAPGLMMLGTDSHTPNAGGLGAIAIGVGGADAVDALTNTPWELKAPKILGVKLTGKLSGWSTPKDVITKLAGLLTVRGGTGFIIEYFGEGVSTLSCTGMATICNMGAEVGATTSTFPYQEAHKRYLQATNRADVAEAADVALNRFGFLRADKDAQYDKVIEIDLSAIEPHVNGPFTPDLSTPISQYAERSLKENWPQKVSAGLIGSCTNSSYQDMSRVVDLVKQASKAGLKPRIPFFVTPGSEQIRATLERDGIIDVFQQNGAKVLANACGPCIGQWNREDISKTSKETNTIFTSFNRNFRARNDGNRNTMNFLTSPEIVTAMSYSGDAQFNPLTDSIKLPNGEDFKFQPPKGDELPKRGFEHGRDIFYPETDPKPDSSVEIVVDPKSDRLQLLEPFKAWNGKELRTNVLLKVEGKCTTDHISAAGVWLKYKGHLENISYNTLIGAQNKETGEVNKAYDMDGTEYDIPGLMMKWKSDGRPWTVVAEHNYGEGSAREHAALSPRFLGGEILLVKSFARIHETNLKKQGMLPLTFANESDYDKISSGDVLETLNLADMIAKDGNNGGEIEVKITKPKGDSFIIKAKHTMSKDQIDFFKAGSAINYIGSIRRSE
- the ECM25 gene encoding Ecm25p (similar to Saccharomyces cerevisiae ECM25 (YJL201W); ancestral locus Anc_1.133); translation: MIDINVNNIFFRSYSVDPNSGHAIYVFDSTYLPAPDEIGNKQVYDLLINALMDRLVMKLPQAPYSLVIFSSGFSQRKISWVYGIKMFAKLPKETKFYLQKIFIVHESFFVRSVYQVVSNAMNFNFLDSKDSQHDFPSLVHVLDLTSLSELIDITRLRISLNVYLYDYQISEHIDVPEEYYNRLTPLAMRQYRQLIFDKIFKKLRSDAVICELIFQKPGNYKKVNIFLDIIKRNNYIDLSQWDIYSLASVWLNFFIKNKAKPLIPIELISLPIVDDFEFTCETFRKIIKFNQYQDLFMVIFPFFNKIIAHNEMTKHDSRSLSKALTPALCKEKLSIMTNDRLAIGSRYIKNLLDFFSEITKEITSPLSSVSSSSTIPALPKPRKSSPTRYSELGRLTLLRSRSPSPQRSVTSPTYTPVALQDTPVLKPKSSCRIASSPSLDTKPSPPIKTPSRPQASLTSRSNTDLTLASSSTDTISLPTQTPSADSLPLSNSSIDLTISDTIKEMVKDEPANDKGSAETDILIQHFESLTLVQNAKIKKFDKILQEKKKKNETTSKTANKFSQKGYSDINASNKVSRLAALYEERLQGLQVMNEMKQKW
- the PRP21 gene encoding Prp21p (similar to Saccharomyces cerevisiae PRP21 (YJL203W); ancestral locus Anc_1.132), producing the protein MEPQDPQLKEDIKTTASYIKQHGTSFESKLLEDERFSFIREDDPLHEYYIKILSDTTVGNEDDVGRREREIARPQDFVFSEYDSGISRRDIEIIKLTARYCAQDENNLKRIASKHGEGMLQFINDSHPLHKTFTDFIAQYKRIISSKGQEIKKSKRDIIDECFARARYWEFAKDQDREHDKLLESCKIQFAAIPWDKFTQVAKFLIPENTNTLQNALDLPQMRLRTVQPDMKIFDSIRPVNEEEKAASDPTKLKEGAPKSKKRKIRAAGETRLKKSKK